The Excalfactoria chinensis isolate bCotChi1 chromosome 10, bCotChi1.hap2, whole genome shotgun sequence genome has a segment encoding these proteins:
- the SORD gene encoding sorbitol dehydrogenase isoform X3 codes for MAELGQNLAVVVHRAGDLRLENRPIPEPGPSEVLLRMHSVGICGSDVHYWQHGRIGDFVVKDPMVLGHEASGTVIKVGAGVTHLKPGDRVAIEPGVPRETDEFCKTGRYNLSPTIFFCATPPDDGNLCRYYKHSASYCYRLPDNVTFEEGALIEPLSVGIHACKRAGVTLGSKVFVSGSGPIGLVSVIIAKMMGAAEVVVTDLSASRLQTAKEVGADYTIQVKNETPQEVAAKVESLLGCMPEKTLECTGVQACIQAGIYATRSGGTLVLVGLGPEMVTVPIVNAAVREVDIRGIFRYCNTWPVAISLLASKRINVKPLVTHRFPLEKALEAFETTKRGEGVKVMLKCDPTNQNP; via the exons ATGGCGGAGCTGGGGCAGAACCTGGCCGTGGTAGTGCACCGAGCCGGGGACCTGCGGCTG GAAAACCGTCCGATCCCGGAACCGGGTCCCAGTG AGGTCCTCCTGCGGATGCATTCTGTTGGGATCTGTGGTTCTGATGTTCATTACTGGCAGCACGGTCGAATTGGAGATTTTGTTGTGAAGGACCCCATGGTGTTGGGGCACGAAGCTTCCGGGACTGTCATCAAAGTGGGAGCGGGAGTGACACATCTGAAACCAG GTGACCGTGTGGCCATTGAGCCTGGTGTCCCAAGAGAAACCGATGAGTTCTGCAAAACTGGCCGCTACAACCTGTCTCCAACCATCTTCTTCTGTGCAACACCTCCTGATGATGGGAACCTGTGCCGCTACTACAAGCACAGTGCCAGCTACTGCTACAG GCTTCCAGATAATGTTACCTTTGAAGAAGGGGCCCTTATTGAGCCGCTTTCAGTGGGAATCCATGCCTGCAAAAGAGCAGGAGTCACTCTGGGAAGCAAAGTCTTCGTAAGTGGCTCAG GACCAATTGGCCTTGTTAGTGTGATTATAGCCAAGATGATGGGTGCAGCAGAAGTGGTAGTTACAG ATTTATCTGCCTCTCGCCTGCAGACTGCCAAGGAAGTGGGGGCAGATTATACCATTCAGGTAAAGAATGAGACCCCGCAGGAGGTGGCTGCCAAAGTGGAAAGTCTGCTTGGCTGCATGCCTGAGAAAACTCTCGAGTGCACCGGAGTCCAAGCCTGTATCCAGGCCGGCATTTAT GCCACTCGTTCTGGAGGGACACTGGTGCTGGTGGGGCTGGGCCCTGAGATGGTGACCGTGCCCATTGTGAATGCTGCGGTGCGGGAGGTCGATATCCGGGGGATATTCCGCTACTGCAACAC GTGGcctgtggccatttccttgctTGCATCCAAGCGGATCAACGTCAAGCCCTTGGTTACACACCGCTTCCCCCTGGAAAAGGCTCTTGAGGCATTTGAGACCACAAAGAGGGGCGAAGGGGTAAAAGTCATGCTGAAATGTGACCCCACTAACCAGAACCcctga
- the SORD gene encoding sorbitol dehydrogenase isoform X4, producing the protein MHSVGICGSDVHYWQHGRIGDFVVKDPMVLGHEASGTVIKVGAGVTHLKPGDRVAIEPGVPRETDEFCKTGRYNLSPTIFFCATPPDDGNLCRYYKHSASYCYRLPDNVTFEEGALIEPLSVGIHACKRAGVTLGSKVFVSGSGPIGLVSVIIAKMMGAAEVVVTDLSASRLQTAKEVGADYTIQVKNETPQEVAAKVESLLGCMPEKTLECTGVQACIQAGIYATRSGGTLVLVGLGPEMVTVPIVNAAVREVDIRGIFRYCNTWPVAISLLASKRINVKPLVTHRFPLEKALEAFETTKRGEGVKVMLKCDPTNQNP; encoded by the exons ATGCATTCTGTTGGGATCTGTGGTTCTGATGTTCATTACTGGCAGCACGGTCGAATTGGAGATTTTGTTGTGAAGGACCCCATGGTGTTGGGGCACGAAGCTTCCGGGACTGTCATCAAAGTGGGAGCGGGAGTGACACATCTGAAACCAG GTGACCGTGTGGCCATTGAGCCTGGTGTCCCAAGAGAAACCGATGAGTTCTGCAAAACTGGCCGCTACAACCTGTCTCCAACCATCTTCTTCTGTGCAACACCTCCTGATGATGGGAACCTGTGCCGCTACTACAAGCACAGTGCCAGCTACTGCTACAG GCTTCCAGATAATGTTACCTTTGAAGAAGGGGCCCTTATTGAGCCGCTTTCAGTGGGAATCCATGCCTGCAAAAGAGCAGGAGTCACTCTGGGAAGCAAAGTCTTCGTAAGTGGCTCAG GACCAATTGGCCTTGTTAGTGTGATTATAGCCAAGATGATGGGTGCAGCAGAAGTGGTAGTTACAG ATTTATCTGCCTCTCGCCTGCAGACTGCCAAGGAAGTGGGGGCAGATTATACCATTCAGGTAAAGAATGAGACCCCGCAGGAGGTGGCTGCCAAAGTGGAAAGTCTGCTTGGCTGCATGCCTGAGAAAACTCTCGAGTGCACCGGAGTCCAAGCCTGTATCCAGGCCGGCATTTAT GCCACTCGTTCTGGAGGGACACTGGTGCTGGTGGGGCTGGGCCCTGAGATGGTGACCGTGCCCATTGTGAATGCTGCGGTGCGGGAGGTCGATATCCGGGGGATATTCCGCTACTGCAACAC GTGGcctgtggccatttccttgctTGCATCCAAGCGGATCAACGTCAAGCCCTTGGTTACACACCGCTTCCCCCTGGAAAAGGCTCTTGAGGCATTTGAGACCACAAAGAGGGGCGAAGGGGTAAAAGTCATGCTGAAATGTGACCCCACTAACCAGAACCcctga
- the SORD gene encoding sorbitol dehydrogenase isoform X2: MFGSTTCSGVTLHRSISVLKTVRSRNRVPVVGLEVLLRMHSVGICGSDVHYWQHGRIGDFVVKDPMVLGHEASGTVIKVGAGVTHLKPGDRVAIEPGVPRETDEFCKTGRYNLSPTIFFCATPPDDGNLCRYYKHSASYCYRLPDNVTFEEGALIEPLSVGIHACKRAGVTLGSKVFVSGSGPIGLVSVIIAKMMGAAEVVVTDLSASRLQTAKEVGADYTIQVKNETPQEVAAKVESLLGCMPEKTLECTGVQACIQAGIYATRSGGTLVLVGLGPEMVTVPIVNAAVREVDIRGIFRYCNTWPVAISLLASKRINVKPLVTHRFPLEKALEAFETTKRGEGVKVMLKCDPTNQNP; encoded by the exons ATGTTTGGAAGCACAACATGCAGTGGAGTGACACTGCATCGTTCCATCTCAGTGTT GAAAACCGTCCGATCCCGGAACCGGGTCCCAGTGGTAGGTCTGG AGGTCCTCCTGCGGATGCATTCTGTTGGGATCTGTGGTTCTGATGTTCATTACTGGCAGCACGGTCGAATTGGAGATTTTGTTGTGAAGGACCCCATGGTGTTGGGGCACGAAGCTTCCGGGACTGTCATCAAAGTGGGAGCGGGAGTGACACATCTGAAACCAG GTGACCGTGTGGCCATTGAGCCTGGTGTCCCAAGAGAAACCGATGAGTTCTGCAAAACTGGCCGCTACAACCTGTCTCCAACCATCTTCTTCTGTGCAACACCTCCTGATGATGGGAACCTGTGCCGCTACTACAAGCACAGTGCCAGCTACTGCTACAG GCTTCCAGATAATGTTACCTTTGAAGAAGGGGCCCTTATTGAGCCGCTTTCAGTGGGAATCCATGCCTGCAAAAGAGCAGGAGTCACTCTGGGAAGCAAAGTCTTCGTAAGTGGCTCAG GACCAATTGGCCTTGTTAGTGTGATTATAGCCAAGATGATGGGTGCAGCAGAAGTGGTAGTTACAG ATTTATCTGCCTCTCGCCTGCAGACTGCCAAGGAAGTGGGGGCAGATTATACCATTCAGGTAAAGAATGAGACCCCGCAGGAGGTGGCTGCCAAAGTGGAAAGTCTGCTTGGCTGCATGCCTGAGAAAACTCTCGAGTGCACCGGAGTCCAAGCCTGTATCCAGGCCGGCATTTAT GCCACTCGTTCTGGAGGGACACTGGTGCTGGTGGGGCTGGGCCCTGAGATGGTGACCGTGCCCATTGTGAATGCTGCGGTGCGGGAGGTCGATATCCGGGGGATATTCCGCTACTGCAACAC GTGGcctgtggccatttccttgctTGCATCCAAGCGGATCAACGTCAAGCCCTTGGTTACACACCGCTTCCCCCTGGAAAAGGCTCTTGAGGCATTTGAGACCACAAAGAGGGGCGAAGGGGTAAAAGTCATGCTGAAATGTGACCCCACTAACCAGAACCcctga
- the SORD gene encoding sorbitol dehydrogenase isoform X1 yields MQWSDTASFHLSVENRPIPEPGPSEVLLRMHSVGICGSDVHYWQHGRIGDFVVKDPMVLGHEASGTVIKVGAGVTHLKPGDRVAIEPGVPRETDEFCKTGRYNLSPTIFFCATPPDDGNLCRYYKHSASYCYRLPDNVTFEEGALIEPLSVGIHACKRAGVTLGSKVFVSGSGPIGLVSVIIAKMMGAAEVVVTDLSASRLQTAKEVGADYTIQVKNETPQEVAAKVESLLGCMPEKTLECTGVQACIQAGIYATRSGGTLVLVGLGPEMVTVPIVNAAVREVDIRGIFRYCNTWPVAISLLASKRINVKPLVTHRFPLEKALEAFETTKRGEGVKVMLKCDPTNQNP; encoded by the exons ATGCAGTGGAGTGACACTGCATCGTTCCATCTCAGTGTT GAAAACCGTCCGATCCCGGAACCGGGTCCCAGTG AGGTCCTCCTGCGGATGCATTCTGTTGGGATCTGTGGTTCTGATGTTCATTACTGGCAGCACGGTCGAATTGGAGATTTTGTTGTGAAGGACCCCATGGTGTTGGGGCACGAAGCTTCCGGGACTGTCATCAAAGTGGGAGCGGGAGTGACACATCTGAAACCAG GTGACCGTGTGGCCATTGAGCCTGGTGTCCCAAGAGAAACCGATGAGTTCTGCAAAACTGGCCGCTACAACCTGTCTCCAACCATCTTCTTCTGTGCAACACCTCCTGATGATGGGAACCTGTGCCGCTACTACAAGCACAGTGCCAGCTACTGCTACAG GCTTCCAGATAATGTTACCTTTGAAGAAGGGGCCCTTATTGAGCCGCTTTCAGTGGGAATCCATGCCTGCAAAAGAGCAGGAGTCACTCTGGGAAGCAAAGTCTTCGTAAGTGGCTCAG GACCAATTGGCCTTGTTAGTGTGATTATAGCCAAGATGATGGGTGCAGCAGAAGTGGTAGTTACAG ATTTATCTGCCTCTCGCCTGCAGACTGCCAAGGAAGTGGGGGCAGATTATACCATTCAGGTAAAGAATGAGACCCCGCAGGAGGTGGCTGCCAAAGTGGAAAGTCTGCTTGGCTGCATGCCTGAGAAAACTCTCGAGTGCACCGGAGTCCAAGCCTGTATCCAGGCCGGCATTTAT GCCACTCGTTCTGGAGGGACACTGGTGCTGGTGGGGCTGGGCCCTGAGATGGTGACCGTGCCCATTGTGAATGCTGCGGTGCGGGAGGTCGATATCCGGGGGATATTCCGCTACTGCAACAC GTGGcctgtggccatttccttgctTGCATCCAAGCGGATCAACGTCAAGCCCTTGGTTACACACCGCTTCCCCCTGGAAAAGGCTCTTGAGGCATTTGAGACCACAAAGAGGGGCGAAGGGGTAAAAGTCATGCTGAAATGTGACCCCACTAACCAGAACCcctga